From the Gymnogyps californianus isolate 813 chromosome 2, ASM1813914v2, whole genome shotgun sequence genome, one window contains:
- the KCNV1 gene encoding potassium voltage-gated channel subfamily V member 1, producing the protein MKSPPCCMSLSSQASLEEPGSSTSLGSLDSSVFSSEEEQGPLLQKVIPSLDCFTINVGGSRFVMSQQTLSCYPDTRLGKLAVVVSAAQDVASGLLELCDDANLVENEYFFDRSSQAFHYILNYYQTGRLHVMEQLCALSFLQEIQYWGLDELSIDSCCRDRYFRRKELSEALDIKKDAEELDAQDEEEDFSGSLCPSVRQKLWEVLEKPGSSAAARTFGTLSMAFVVVSIANMALISVELSWLAPPLLDALEYLCIAWFTVEFVLRFLCARDRCRFLRSVANIIDLLAILPFYITLLVESLCGGESSQELENVGRIVQVLRLLRALRMLKLGRHSTGLRSLGMTIAQCYEEVGLLLLFLSVGISIFSTVEYFVEQGVPGTTFTSVPGAWWWATTSMTTVGYGDIRPDTTIGKVVAFMCILSGILVLALPIAIINDRFSACYFTLKIKEAALRQREALKKLTKNSSSDSNINVNLRDIYARSVMDMLRLKSRERASTRSSGADDFWF; encoded by the exons ATGAAGTCGCCTCCCTGCTGCATGTCTCTTTCTTCCCAAGCATCCCTGGAGGAACCAGGGAGTAGCACATCCCTGGGCTCCCTGGACTCCAGTGTTTTCTCCAGTGAGGAAGAGCAGGGGCCCCTGCTCCAGAAGGTCATTCCCTCCTTGGACTGCTTTACTATCAATGTAGGAGGCAGCCGCTTCGTGATGTCCCAGCAAACTTTGTCTTGCTACCCTGACACCCGTCTTGGCAAACTGGCTGTAGTGGTCTCTGCGGCCCAGGACGTGGCCTCTGGCCTCCTTGAGCTTTGCGATGATGCCAACCTCGTGGAGAATGAATATTTCTTTGACCGGAGCTCACAGGCGTTTCACTACATCCTGAATTACTACCAGACAGGGAGGCTGCATGTGATGGAGCAGCTTTGTGCACTCTCCTTCCTGCAAGAGATCCAGTACTGGGGTTTGGATGAGCTCAGCATCGATTCCTGCTGCAGAGACCG GTACttcaggaggaaggagctgagtGAAGCCTTAGACAtcaagaaagatgcagaagaacTGGATGCCCAAGATGAAGAAGAGGACTTTTCTGGTAGCCTCTGTCCCAGTGTCAGACAGAAACTTTGGGAAGTTTTGGAAAAGCctggctcctctgcagcagccaggacTTTCGGCACTCTGTCCAtggcttttgttgttgtgtCCATTGCCAACATGGCTTTGATTTCGGTAGAGCTAAGCTGGCTGGCACCACCGCTACTGGATGCCCTAGAGTACTTGTGCATTGCCTGGTTCACCGTGGAGTTTGTTCTGAGGTTCCTGTGCGCACGGGATCGGTGTCGCTTCCTAAGGAGTGTGGCAAACATCATAGACCTTCTTGCTATTTTACCTTTCTACATCACCCTGCTGGTGGAGAGTCTGTGTGGTGGGGAGAGCTCCCAAGAACTGGAGAACGTGGGGCGCATTGTCCAAGTGCTGAGACTGCTCAGAGCCCTGCGGATGTTGAAGCTGGGAAGACATTCAACAG gCTTGCGGTCTCTTGGGATGACTATCGCGCAGTGCTACGAGGAGGTTGgccttctgctgcttttcctctctgtagGAATCTCTATATTTTCCACTGTGGAGTATTTTGTTGAGCAAGGCGTGCCAGGCACAACTTTCACAAGCGTACCTGGTGCTTGGTGGTGGGCAACAACTTCCATGACAACTGTTGGTTATGGTGACATTAGACCAGACACTACCATTGGTAAGGTAGTGGCCTTTATGTGTATACTATCAGGAATACTGGTTTTAGCTTTGCCAATAGCTATAATAAATGACCGTTTTTCTGCCTGTTACTTTACACTGAAGATAAAAGAAGCTGCTCTTCGGCAGCGTGAAGCTTTAAAGAAACTCACGAAGAACTCATCCAGCGATTCAAATATCAATGTTAATTTGCGCGACATATATGCACGCAGTGTCATGGACATGTTACGgttaaaaagcagagagagagcaAGTACAAGGAGCAGTGGAGCAgatgatttttggttttga